A region of the Pantoea alfalfae genome:
ACCCCATATCGCGCCAGGTATATTTATCGACCTGACCCCGGAAGAACTGGCTGCGGTTGGTGCCTTTTTCCCGCACGATCTCGGCGCGCTCGACCAGGCTGGCGTCGTTGATCAGCGTCGCGCCCCCTTCACCACCGGCAGTATAATTCTTGGTTTCGTGGAAACTGAAGCAGCCAATATGACCGATGGTGCCCAGCGCACGGCCTTTGTAGCGTGACATCACGCCCTGCGCCGCATCTTCAATCACAAACAGCTTATGCTTAGCCGCCAGCGCCATGATGGTGTCCATTTCACAGGCTACGCCTGCGTAATGCACCGGCACAATGGCGCGGGTTTTTTCAGTGATGGCGGCTTCGATCAGCGTTTCATCGATGTTCATGGTGTCCGGGCGCACATCGACAAACACGATGCGCGCGCCGCGCAGCACAAAGGCGTTGGCGGTTGAGACAAAGGTATAGCTCGGCATGATCACCTCATCGCCGGGCTGCAGATCGATTAACAGCGCTGCCATCTCCAGCGAAGCGGTACAGGAGGGAGTCAGCAGCACTTTTTTGCTGCCAAAACGCTGCTCCATCCACTGCTGACAACGACGGGTGAAGCCGCCGTCGCCGCACAGCTTGCCGC
Encoded here:
- the rffA gene encoding dTDP-4-amino-4,6-dideoxygalactose transaminase; the protein is MIPFNAPPIVGTEIEYMQSAMNSGKLCGDGGFTRRCQQWMEQRFGSKKVLLTPSCTASLEMAALLIDLQPGDEVIMPSYTFVSTANAFVLRGARIVFVDVRPDTMNIDETLIEAAITEKTRAIVPVHYAGVACEMDTIMALAAKHKLFVIEDAAQGVMSRYKGRALGTIGHIGCFSFHETKNYTAGGEGGATLINDASLVERAEIVREKGTNRSQFFRGQVDKYTWRDMGSSYLMADLQAAYLWAQLEAAERINQQRLRIWQRYYDALQPLAAQGRISLPVIPASCEHNAHMFYIKLRDQDDRQALINWMKEAEILTVFHYIPLHSSPAGERFSQFVGDDRFTTLESERLLRLPLFYNLSDNNQSTVISSLLSFFS